In Paraburkholderia sp. PGU19, a single window of DNA contains:
- the tssI gene encoding type VI secretion system tip protein TssI/VgrG: protein MSTVPSQANCFASVSTPFGTDVLLLDGFGGREAISELYHFDLRMRSTNKALDPQQIVGKSVTVTLKDHTGATRYFNGIVTRFAHSGADVQYGFYSAELAPRLWLLTLGQDRVIWQNQSALDIIKQVLGTFGVIFEDRMKHAGNYLVREYCVQYDESAFRFISRLMEEEGIFYFFSFADGAHTMVLADDPSAHEATTAGTLYFAPDSGIGPQVQRLSAFEMSRGVVAGEHIVSDYDYTQAATLLSSLKGTSSIPTGSRFTFPGKYVAASHGDQIAGTLLQAHNVAQQTGHGEGGYYGLTAGTTFTLSGHPDSSLNVSYVVRAVRHTASNLMYGNEFDVFPATVPFRAPLVTPRPVVSGTHTAKVVGPSDEEIWTDAQGRIKLKFYWDRTPDANQNSSCWVRVAQASAGPGWGHLFLPRTGEEVVVSYVDGDPDRPLVTGCVYNGTNAVPVTLPSMQTQSVIRSRSSKGGTAGNEIRMEDKLNSEELYVHAQKDMTVEIENALSTTVKAGAETHVVQKGDRSIEVSEGKETHTVKGTRTVDVTGDETHTNHAAFTHNISGDHTHKIEGNYTLKVDGNLVIEVTGSISIKAGTSLASEAGTSHASKAGTTLSNEGMTVSHKASATQTVDGGGQLALKGGIVQLN from the coding sequence ATGTCCACTGTGCCCAGCCAGGCGAACTGCTTTGCATCCGTCTCGACACCGTTCGGGACGGACGTGCTGCTGCTCGACGGTTTCGGCGGACGTGAAGCCATATCGGAGCTATATCACTTCGATCTGCGCATGCGCTCGACCAACAAGGCGCTCGATCCGCAGCAGATCGTCGGCAAGAGCGTGACGGTGACGCTGAAAGATCACACCGGCGCCACGCGCTATTTCAACGGCATCGTCACGCGTTTCGCGCATTCGGGCGCGGACGTGCAATACGGCTTCTATTCCGCCGAACTGGCGCCGCGCCTGTGGCTGCTGACGCTCGGTCAGGATCGCGTCATCTGGCAAAACCAGAGCGCGCTCGACATCATCAAGCAGGTGCTGGGCACCTTTGGCGTGATCTTCGAGGACCGCATGAAGCACGCTGGCAACTATCTGGTGCGCGAGTATTGCGTCCAGTACGACGAGAGCGCGTTCCGGTTCATCTCACGACTGATGGAAGAGGAAGGCATCTTCTACTTCTTCTCGTTTGCGGACGGCGCGCACACGATGGTGCTGGCGGACGATCCATCCGCACACGAAGCGACGACGGCAGGCACGCTCTATTTCGCACCCGATTCGGGCATCGGTCCGCAGGTGCAGCGACTGAGCGCATTCGAAATGTCGCGCGGCGTCGTGGCAGGCGAGCATATCGTCAGCGACTACGACTACACGCAGGCGGCCACGTTGCTGTCGTCGTTGAAAGGCACGTCGAGCATTCCGACCGGGTCGCGCTTCACGTTTCCCGGCAAATACGTCGCGGCGTCGCACGGCGACCAGATCGCCGGGACGCTGCTCCAGGCGCACAACGTCGCGCAGCAGACCGGGCACGGTGAAGGTGGCTACTATGGCCTCACGGCAGGCACCACCTTCACGTTGAGCGGCCATCCCGACAGCTCGCTCAATGTCAGCTATGTCGTGCGTGCCGTGCGCCACACGGCCTCGAACCTGATGTATGGCAACGAGTTCGACGTCTTTCCTGCCACCGTGCCGTTTCGCGCGCCGCTCGTGACGCCAAGGCCCGTCGTGTCGGGTACGCACACGGCAAAAGTGGTCGGCCCGTCGGACGAAGAGATCTGGACCGACGCCCAGGGGCGCATCAAGCTCAAGTTCTACTGGGATCGCACGCCCGATGCCAACCAGAACAGCTCGTGCTGGGTTCGCGTCGCGCAGGCATCGGCGGGGCCGGGCTGGGGACATCTGTTTCTGCCACGCACTGGCGAAGAGGTCGTGGTCAGCTACGTCGACGGCGATCCCGACCGCCCGCTCGTGACGGGCTGTGTTTACAACGGCACAAACGCGGTGCCTGTGACCTTGCCGTCGATGCAGACGCAAAGCGTGATCCGCTCCCGTTCGTCGAAAGGCGGCACGGCCGGCAATGAAATCCGCATGGAAGACAAGCTCAATTCCGAGGAGCTTTATGTCCATGCACAGAAGGACATGACAGTCGAGATCGAGAACGCGCTTTCCACCACGGTCAAGGCAGGCGCGGAAACGCACGTGGTGCAGAAGGGCGATCGCAGTATCGAGGTCAGCGAAGGCAAGGAGACGCATACCGTCAAGGGCACGCGCACGGTCGACGTGACGGGCGATGAAACCCACACGAACCACGCGGCATTCACGCACAACATCAGCGGCGATCACACGCACAAGATCGAGGGCAACTACACGCTGAAAGTGGACGGCAATCTTGTGATCGAAGTCACCGGCTCGATCAGCATCAAGGCGGGGACGTCGCTGGCGAGCGAGGCGGGCACCTCGCACGCGAGCAAGGCGGGCACGACGCTCAGCAACGAAGGCATGACGGTTTCGCACAAGGCCTCGGCGACGCAGACGGTCGACGGCGGTGGCCAGCTCGCGCTCAAGGGCGGCATCGTCCAGCTCAACTGA
- a CDS encoding toxin-antitoxin system YwqK family antitoxin: MSTSTLAASVPPGTVEVETVLVETRDADGNLINRASLAHGVPHGETVNYAPNGTVLSRANYVHGLLDGSLRIFDAQGQLVQDAQYRKGKLDGVTSLYQAGRLASRNHYVSGSLHGESATFAPSGLVTSQLTYEAGKLEREAVFMHDGVVVKRARYSKGKLEGETREYAANGALVQSSPYQADLLHGTVRRFAPDGAVMQERLYRQGKPEGDWQAPATGTPQVGGARGPRLVKNLEKWVRG; encoded by the coding sequence ATGTCGACATCAACGCTTGCCGCCAGTGTGCCGCCGGGTACGGTCGAGGTCGAAACCGTGCTGGTCGAGACGCGTGACGCGGACGGCAACCTGATCAACCGTGCGTCGCTGGCTCATGGCGTGCCGCATGGCGAAACGGTCAATTACGCGCCGAACGGCACGGTTCTCTCGCGCGCGAACTACGTGCACGGCCTGCTCGACGGCAGTCTGCGCATTTTCGACGCACAAGGCCAGCTGGTGCAGGACGCTCAGTATCGCAAGGGCAAGCTCGACGGCGTCACATCTTTGTATCAAGCCGGACGCCTTGCGAGCCGTAATCACTATGTGAGCGGGTCACTGCACGGCGAGAGCGCGACTTTTGCACCTTCGGGGCTCGTCACGTCGCAGTTGACGTACGAGGCGGGAAAGCTGGAGCGCGAAGCCGTGTTCATGCACGACGGCGTCGTGGTGAAGCGGGCGCGCTACAGCAAGGGCAAGCTCGAAGGGGAGACGCGCGAATATGCCGCCAACGGGGCGCTGGTTCAGAGTTCGCCCTATCAGGCGGACCTGCTGCACGGCACCGTGCGCCGCTTTGCACCGGACGGCGCGGTGATGCAGGAACGGCTCTACCGGCAGGGTAAGCCGGAAGGCGACTGGCAAGCTCCCGCTACGGGCACGCCGCAGGTGGGCGGCGCGCGCGGACCACGCCTTGTCAAGAATCTGGAAAAGTGGGTCAGAGGATAA
- a CDS encoding DUF4280 domain-containing protein — protein MGIQVTSGTTLQCSFGVAPSALQVLPANRVMCGAPAANIMDCAPMVNIMPFGQCSSMANPMVAAATAAALGVLTPMPCIPVTPAPWAPGSPTVLIGSMPALQNSSKLTCAWGGVIQVVAPAQFTTMTA, from the coding sequence ATGGGGATTCAGGTTACTTCGGGCACCACGCTGCAATGCAGTTTCGGCGTCGCGCCGTCGGCATTGCAGGTGCTGCCCGCCAACCGGGTGATGTGCGGCGCGCCGGCGGCCAACATCATGGACTGTGCGCCGATGGTCAACATCATGCCGTTCGGACAATGCAGTTCGATGGCCAACCCGATGGTGGCCGCCGCGACGGCCGCCGCACTGGGCGTGCTCACGCCGATGCCGTGCATTCCCGTGACGCCCGCGCCGTGGGCGCCCGGTTCGCCGACGGTGCTGATCGGCTCGATGCCGGCGCTGCAGAACTCGTCGAAGCTGACCTGCGCGTGGGGCGGCGTGATCCAGGTCGTCGCGCCGGCGCAGTTCACCACGATGACCGCCTGA
- a CDS encoding ABC transporter substrate-binding protein: MHGFRRTLGNCLTGVALLVAGVTAQSAFAATPQPVGAPAASAPASAPVVTSTGLVQMPDGRLLAPEFARIIGRGELVVAVLSVDQPPFFEEHDGKLTGLDIDLAREMAAKLHVKVRFNRDAHTFDDTVSLLAKGQADIAVSKLSRTLSRATVIAFSTPYLRLKRALLLNRVKFAQLAHGRSVPEVVRSYDSTIGVVANSSYAGYVVNNFPHAQVRSYATWEDVLKALNAGDVTAAYRDEFEVKRVLKVDPTASLRLRVVTLQDLEDTLAIGVNVNEPALLSFVNQFLADRSTKLDVSTVLQAADH, from the coding sequence ATGCATGGTTTTCGGCGCACGCTTGGCAACTGCCTCACGGGCGTTGCGTTGCTGGTTGCAGGCGTGACGGCTCAAAGCGCTTTCGCTGCAACACCGCAGCCCGTTGGTGCGCCCGCCGCCTCGGCACCTGCCAGCGCGCCGGTTGTCACGTCGACGGGTCTCGTGCAGATGCCGGACGGCCGGCTGCTTGCGCCCGAGTTCGCACGGATCATCGGTCGGGGGGAACTCGTGGTAGCCGTTCTCTCGGTCGATCAGCCGCCGTTCTTTGAAGAGCATGACGGCAAGCTCACCGGGCTCGATATCGATCTCGCCCGCGAAATGGCGGCCAAGCTCCACGTCAAGGTGCGATTCAACCGCGACGCACACACGTTCGACGACACCGTGAGCCTGCTCGCGAAAGGGCAGGCCGATATCGCAGTCAGCAAACTCTCGCGCACGTTGTCGCGCGCGACGGTGATTGCCTTCAGCACGCCCTATTTGCGTCTGAAACGTGCGCTGCTGCTCAACCGCGTGAAATTCGCACAACTCGCGCACGGCCGCTCCGTTCCGGAAGTTGTGCGCTCTTATGACAGCACCATCGGCGTGGTGGCGAATTCGTCTTACGCGGGTTACGTGGTCAACAACTTCCCGCACGCGCAGGTGCGCAGCTACGCGACCTGGGAAGATGTGCTCAAGGCTCTCAACGCCGGGGACGTCACTGCGGCCTATCGCGACGAATTCGAAGTGAAGCGGGTACTCAAGGTTGACCCCACGGCGTCGCTGCGTTTGCGCGTCGTGACGCTGCAGGATCTCGAAGACACGCTTGCGATTGGCGTCAACGTGAACGAGCCGGCGCTGCTTTCGTTCGTCAACCAGTTCCTTGCTGATCGCAGCACGAAGCTGGACGTCAGCACCGTCCTGCAAGCTGCAGATCACTAA
- a CDS encoding cation:dicarboxylase symporter family transporter, which yields MNSSRIYAFVLNPWVVIGSLALGGAFGLFAPEASQKLGFLGDIYVDLLKMTTLPFMISAVIFSLQRLFRDGGTSRLLMRVVTVFLGASVTVAVVGAIVLLIMHPGANISTATMQTFGLMVGSDASSSDTVMNLYGADVPQKTLNFSDVLTSLVPTNIFAALANGDALKALVFALLFGLAVGRVPERISVGLSQSLETIYHACQKLMHWLSYALPLILFCMSAAQLGKSGVGPLHAMLQFVLAFFVTSALLLVLAAVIIWKRSTHSLGKTLDALRAPFALALATRNSAACMPSMIESLVDNLGFARSRVELLVPLTISLLRVGPMVYYVCATLFIAQLYGHSLGVVEVVTVLLASVLAGFASAGMTGLVTVSLVGMTCSYLRLPFEAAFILFLAVDPICDMLRTLILVIGNAAAVSVICPRPLKI from the coding sequence ATGAACTCCAGCAGGATCTATGCATTCGTGCTCAACCCGTGGGTCGTCATCGGCAGTCTTGCGCTCGGTGGCGCCTTCGGGCTGTTTGCACCCGAGGCGTCGCAGAAGCTCGGCTTTCTGGGCGACATCTACGTCGATCTGCTGAAGATGACGACCTTGCCGTTCATGATCTCGGCAGTGATCTTCAGTCTGCAGCGACTGTTTCGTGACGGCGGCACCTCGCGCCTGCTGATGCGTGTAGTCACGGTATTTCTCGGCGCATCAGTCACGGTTGCGGTGGTTGGCGCAATCGTGCTGCTGATCATGCATCCCGGCGCGAACATTTCGACGGCCACGATGCAGACGTTCGGCCTGATGGTGGGCAGCGACGCTTCGTCGAGCGACACGGTAATGAACCTGTATGGCGCCGATGTGCCGCAAAAGACGCTCAATTTCTCCGACGTCCTGACCAGCCTCGTGCCGACCAACATCTTCGCTGCGCTCGCCAACGGTGACGCACTGAAGGCGCTGGTCTTCGCGCTGCTGTTCGGTCTGGCCGTGGGGCGGGTGCCGGAGCGTATTTCCGTGGGACTCAGCCAGTCGCTGGAAACGATTTACCACGCTTGCCAGAAGCTGATGCACTGGCTGAGCTACGCGCTGCCGCTCATTCTGTTCTGCATGAGCGCGGCGCAACTGGGCAAGTCGGGCGTCGGTCCGTTGCACGCGATGCTGCAATTCGTTCTGGCATTTTTCGTGACCTCGGCGCTTCTGCTGGTGCTCGCGGCAGTCATCATCTGGAAGCGTTCGACACATAGCCTCGGCAAGACGCTCGACGCATTGCGCGCGCCTTTCGCACTCGCGCTCGCTACCCGCAATAGCGCGGCGTGCATGCCGAGCATGATCGAAAGTCTCGTCGATAACCTTGGCTTCGCCCGTTCGCGCGTCGAACTGCTCGTGCCGCTGACGATCTCCCTGTTGCGCGTCGGCCCGATGGTCTACTACGTGTGCGCGACGCTTTTCATCGCCCAACTGTACGGCCATTCGCTCGGCGTAGTCGAGGTCGTCACTGTTCTGCTTGCATCGGTTCTGGCGGGATTCGCGTCAGCGGGCATGACGGGACTCGTTACCGTTTCGCTGGTGGGTATGACCTGCTCCTATCTGCGACTGCCGTTCGAAGCGGCATTCATCCTGTTCCTTGCTGTCGATCCCATTTGCGACATGTTGCGCACGCTGATTCTCGTGATCGGCAATGCGGCCGCCGTTTCCGTCATCTGTCCTCGTCCGCTGAAGATCTAG
- a CDS encoding cation:dicarboxylase symporter family transporter has translation MKTLRTLSQSTLGLIVCLAVGGLCGVFAEPVGQFAYFVGQLYLSVVNMAAIPLLVVATFFGLRQVIALPKPRTRVGTIVGLALGLVVVSAIVGTLLGVLIKPGEHLSAAAHAHLGELVLKSASDAEEVRVTLFDHGGSSDDAAPGVLSIADIFPDNFYRALAEGRSLGILTGTLLFGMAFAALSREKTKMLSNVFEGVYRSLETIIAHANLLIPVLVLGVAANLTSHTQSATLDAMSSLLLCFAVSTIVLSTVAVGTIAARAGQPFLRVLGSLKAPLLIGLTSGSATAPIPHTIEAMSERLGFSRGVVELVVPFGSVFVRAGSALYYTLATVFVANLYERTLGPGEIVVICAASVIAAFVSAGQNGVATVGYTGLVLSLLNLPVEAAGILLVTVDLICEGPRNVLSLLSVCTVIALVSAGLPSERVAAIDTRGAVVELNPVLRFTFTRGQLVLAVGCVMMVASLIVVMGIGVGAR, from the coding sequence ATGAAAACGCTTCGCACGCTCTCGCAAAGCACGCTTGGCCTTATCGTCTGCCTGGCGGTGGGCGGCCTGTGCGGTGTGTTTGCCGAGCCCGTTGGACAATTCGCGTATTTCGTTGGCCAGCTGTATCTGTCAGTCGTCAACATGGCGGCGATCCCGCTATTGGTCGTGGCAACATTTTTCGGATTGCGGCAGGTCATCGCGTTGCCGAAGCCGCGCACGCGGGTCGGCACGATCGTTGGTCTTGCGCTCGGGCTCGTAGTGGTCAGCGCGATCGTCGGCACGCTGCTGGGCGTGCTCATCAAGCCGGGCGAGCACCTGTCCGCGGCCGCGCATGCGCACCTTGGCGAACTCGTGCTCAAGAGCGCCAGCGATGCGGAAGAAGTGCGCGTGACGCTGTTCGACCACGGCGGCAGCAGCGATGACGCAGCGCCTGGCGTGCTCAGCATCGCCGATATTTTCCCGGACAACTTTTATCGCGCGCTCGCGGAAGGCCGCTCGCTCGGCATCCTGACGGGCACGCTCCTGTTTGGCATGGCGTTCGCCGCGCTCTCGCGCGAGAAAACGAAGATGCTGAGCAATGTGTTCGAAGGCGTGTATCGCTCGCTCGAAACGATCATTGCGCATGCGAACCTGCTGATTCCTGTCCTCGTGCTTGGCGTTGCCGCCAATCTGACGTCGCACACGCAAAGCGCCACGCTCGATGCAATGAGCAGCCTGCTGCTGTGCTTCGCCGTGTCCACGATTGTGCTTTCGACCGTGGCAGTCGGCACGATCGCCGCGCGCGCGGGACAGCCATTTTTGCGCGTACTCGGCAGCCTGAAAGCGCCGCTGCTGATCGGCCTCACATCGGGCAGCGCCACGGCGCCTATTCCCCACACCATCGAAGCAATGAGCGAGCGCCTCGGATTCAGCCGTGGCGTCGTCGAACTGGTCGTGCCGTTCGGCTCGGTGTTCGTCCGGGCGGGCTCGGCGCTGTACTACACGCTGGCGACGGTGTTCGTCGCCAATCTCTACGAACGGACACTTGGACCGGGTGAAATCGTGGTGATCTGCGCGGCGTCTGTGATCGCCGCGTTCGTCTCGGCCGGGCAGAACGGTGTCGCGACGGTCGGCTATACGGGACTGGTGCTGTCGCTGCTGAATCTGCCTGTCGAGGCCGCAGGCATTCTCCTCGTTACGGTCGATCTGATCTGTGAGGGACCGCGCAACGTATTGAGCCTGCTTTCGGTGTGCACGGTGATCGCGCTCGTCTCGGCGGGATTGCCTTCGGAACGGGTGGCCGCCATCGATACGCGCGGCGCAGTCGTCGAATTGAACCCGGTGTTGCGCTTCACTTTCACGCGCGGGCAGCTCGTGCTTGCCGTGGGCTGCGTGATGATGGTGGCGTCGCTGATCGTGGTGATGGGAATTGGAGTGGGAGCGAGATGA
- the tssK gene encoding type VI secretion system baseplate subunit TssK: protein MMHDANMAVTDRIEWFEGMLLSPQHFQQMASRIDSLVAWQTLAAAPFSWGVRRLVFDHGLLPAGLLRVLELDAIMPDGTAVTYDAHAEGAVRLELALEPFAAALSNGPIDFYLVLPVAASMRRSAQVKRFRSSMSAPVEDQVSDAPPADIPRLMPNLALAAGELPSAMHVYLRLGSLYKDNEVVRLGEHLPPLLEVARDNPLWTSVASLLGQLRGKAAFVARQTANPSSKVDDRLTQLELKDRLRSLLSALPLAEATLRTPHLHPLSLYLSLAALNGSLAMLKPGGLPPVPADYDHADPLSVFTPLLRSLRESMSEVNEEYREHKFEFRHGAFEISLHPDWIGERLVVGLRGQSDRDLLAWMDGAVIGSQSVYASLRSRRVLGAARRGIDYAEDLGLRSGSGYLLFEVQAEHALVLASELLVIGNPNEGASAQRPQEMLLFVKG, encoded by the coding sequence ATGATGCATGACGCCAACATGGCGGTGACCGACCGTATCGAATGGTTCGAGGGCATGCTGCTCTCGCCGCAGCATTTTCAGCAGATGGCTTCGCGTATCGATTCGCTGGTGGCGTGGCAGACGCTGGCGGCCGCGCCGTTCAGCTGGGGCGTGCGGCGCCTCGTGTTCGACCACGGCTTGTTGCCCGCAGGTCTTTTGCGTGTGCTCGAACTCGACGCGATCATGCCCGATGGCACGGCCGTGACCTACGATGCGCACGCAGAAGGCGCGGTGCGCCTCGAACTGGCGCTCGAACCGTTCGCGGCCGCGCTCTCGAATGGTCCGATCGATTTCTATCTGGTGTTACCCGTTGCGGCTTCGATGCGCCGCAGCGCGCAGGTTAAGCGCTTCCGTTCGAGTATGAGCGCGCCTGTCGAGGATCAGGTTTCCGATGCGCCGCCCGCCGATATCCCGCGGCTGATGCCCAATCTCGCGCTCGCGGCGGGCGAACTGCCTTCGGCGATGCACGTGTATCTGCGGCTTGGCTCGCTGTACAAGGACAACGAAGTGGTGCGGCTCGGCGAACATCTGCCGCCGCTGCTGGAAGTGGCGCGCGACAATCCGCTGTGGACCAGCGTCGCGTCGCTGCTCGGACAATTGCGCGGCAAGGCTGCATTCGTTGCGCGACAAACGGCGAACCCTTCGTCCAAAGTCGACGACCGGTTGACGCAGCTGGAACTCAAGGACCGCTTGCGCAGCCTGCTGAGCGCATTGCCGCTCGCCGAAGCGACGCTGCGCACGCCGCATCTGCATCCGCTTTCGCTGTATCTGTCGCTGGCGGCGCTTAACGGGTCGCTGGCGATGCTCAAGCCCGGCGGCCTGCCGCCCGTACCCGCCGACTACGATCATGCCGATCCGCTGTCGGTATTCACGCCGCTGTTGCGCTCGCTGCGCGAATCGATGTCGGAAGTCAACGAAGAGTATCGCGAGCACAAGTTCGAATTCCGTCACGGTGCATTCGAAATCTCGCTGCATCCGGACTGGATCGGCGAGCGTCTTGTGGTCGGCCTGCGCGGCCAGTCGGATCGCGATCTGCTGGCGTGGATGGACGGCGCCGTGATCGGCTCGCAGTCGGTCTATGCGTCGTTGCGCAGCCGCCGTGTGCTGGGCGCCGCGCGGCGCGGCATCGACTACGCCGAGGATCTCGGCTTGCGTTCGGGCTCGGGCTACCTGCTGTTCGAAGTTCAGGCCGAGCACGCGCTGGTGCTGGCGAGCGAGCTGCTGGTGATTGGCAACCCCAACGAGGGCGCGAGTGCGCAGCGGCCGCAGGAAATGCTGCTGTTCGTGAAGGGCTGA
- a CDS encoding DotU family type IV/VI secretion system protein has protein sequence MARNRPEPEEDDLVTEQFRTFLDELVRAQTRFSELPDADPDLAAQSMSRHLLDLLEIQTLQSRRDSTRFEMETIADARYLKAVLADEILLNSLWSGRDRWTGYLLESTLFRTNVAGDQIFRRIEQLLSDREPSDRNLARLYLFALAMGFQGRFRDTDAAARLRSYREELYEFVYQRRPDLGGRERVLSEAAYGNTLSHVAPRKLPTVSRWTVILMLAAVSLLAISEMLWLWQSWPVRDALHADPVTGRSS, from the coding sequence ATGGCACGCAACCGACCCGAACCCGAAGAAGACGATCTCGTGACGGAACAGTTCCGCACGTTTCTCGACGAGCTAGTCAGGGCGCAGACGCGATTTTCCGAGTTGCCTGATGCCGACCCGGACCTCGCTGCGCAGAGCATGAGTCGTCATCTGCTCGATCTGCTCGAAATCCAGACACTGCAGTCGCGGCGTGACAGCACGCGCTTCGAGATGGAGACGATCGCCGATGCCCGCTATCTGAAAGCGGTCCTCGCCGACGAAATACTGCTGAACTCGCTGTGGTCCGGGCGCGATCGCTGGACGGGCTATCTGCTCGAATCGACGCTGTTTCGTACCAACGTCGCGGGCGATCAGATTTTCCGTCGCATCGAGCAATTGCTGTCGGACCGCGAACCGTCGGACCGCAATCTCGCGCGGCTCTATCTGTTCGCCCTTGCGATGGGCTTCCAGGGGCGCTTTCGCGATACCGACGCGGCGGCGCGTCTGCGCAGCTATCGCGAGGAGCTCTACGAGTTTGTCTATCAGCGCCGCCCGGATCTCGGCGGGCGTGAGCGTGTGTTGTCCGAGGCGGCTTATGGCAACACGTTGTCGCATGTCGCGCCGCGCAAGCTGCCGACTGTGAGCCGCTGGACCGTGATTCTGATGCTCGCCGCAGTGTCGCTGCTTGCGATTTCCGAAATGCTGTGGCTGTGGCAGTCGTGGCCCGTACGCGACGCGCTGCATGCCGACCCGGTGACGGGGAGAAGTTCATGA